In Weissella tructae, the DNA window ATCCACCATCCATTCTTCTGCTTCTTGAATACTATCCGTCAATTGGCAGACAAGCTTGATTTGTTCTGGCTTGTAACCTAAGGCTAACAAACTTTTCTCAAAATGAGCTGTATCACCAGAATTAAATTCAATCACTTGTGTACGTGAAATGATGGTTGGTAACATCTGACTACGATGTTCTGCCAACAAAATGGCCGTTTGTGGGCCAGCTGGTTCTTCCATGAATTTCAGCAAACCGTTCGCCGCACTGGTTGTCATCGTATCAGCACCCACAATAATGAATACCTTTTGATTACTTTCAACGGCTTTCTTTGAAAACTCATCTTTTAATGCACGAATTTGGTCAATCTTTAAAGACTTACCTTCGGGTCGCACGATTAGGACGTCAGGATGTTCACCATTCGCAATCCGCACACAATTAATGCATGTCCCGTCAGGGTCACCATCTGTCGTCGGATGTTCACACAGTAGACGCATAGCCAACCAAGTTGCGACTTCTAATTGTCCACGTCCCGCTGGGCCAGCAAACAAAAAGGCGTGCGCTAACTGGTTATGCGTAATTGCATTCTTAAACTGCGCGACTAACTGTGGTTGTTGCGCACGCGCAGTGTTCATCACTACCGAACTTGCATTTTCTGCCATTTAGCTACCTCCTTATATCTGACCTAAATTACAGGGTTAGAAACGATGGAATTGTTCAACGTCTTGTACAAAGACCGTTGCACCACCAATTTGTACATTCAACGGTTCAGTTCCAACTGATTCCATCACAGTCCCTGGATTCATCGCTGGTGTCATCATTTGTGTACGTGTCTTCGCAGTTGTATCAATCAACGCTAATGCATCGTCTAATTGTTCATCTTCCACACCCATGATAAATGTTGTGTTTCCAGCACGTAAAAAACTTCCTGTTGAAGCAAGGCGTGTTGCTCGAAAACCTGCCTTAACAAGGGCTTTTGTTAATACATTGGCATCTTGATCTTGCACAATCGCTGTAATCATCTTCATCGTATTAATCCTCCTGTGTGGCTAAAATATTTTGCATGGCAACCCATGTCGCTTCAATAACATCGTCTAAAGGTTGCGATGCATCGACAACATGGAAACGTTGTGGGTTAGCTGCAACCAATTCACGGTATGCAGCTGTGACACGTTCATGGAATGTAATCGTTTCAACATCCAAACGATTTACTTCATCTTGACGAGTACTTTGAATACGCGCCAAACCAACTGCCGGATCTAAATCTAGATAAATTGTCGCAGCAGGCATTAAACCATTAATCGCGTAGTCATTAATATCTTCGACCGTTTTAACACCTAACTCACGCCCACCACCTTGGTAAGCGATTGAACTATCCACATAACGATCAGTTAAAACAACTTTATTGTCAGCCAAAGCTGGCTTAATTGTTTCTATTACGTGTTGACGGCGTGCCGCCGCAATTAATAGTGTTTCAGTCATTGGGTCCATCGTTGGTAATTCAGGACTCAAAACTAAATCACGAATTGCTTCCGCAACTTGATTGTCCTTACCACCTGGTTCACGCGTCACTAATAGTCGCTCCCCCAGTAGTGTTTCCATACGATTAACTAGTGCTTTAAGCACTGATGTCTTTCCAGCACCATCGGGTCCTTCAAGTGAAATAAATAATCCCGCTGTCATGTCTGTACTCCCTATCTTCGTTCTAATTAACCTTTATTATACCAAATTATAGACCCGATATTCGGTCCTTTCTTAAATCATAAGGTGTTCAATCCCCTATTTAATACGATATCGCCTCTCCAAATTGAATACATAATATAAAAAAAGAGACACTTGAATTAGATTCAAGTGTCTCTTTTCAATTATTACTTTTCTGGTCGTTCAAACGCTGTTGCCCAACGGCCTCGCATATTACGACCACGAGCAGCACGTAACAAAAAGAAATATGTTTGTTTAGCTCGCGCTGTTTCTGCCAATACCTTACGGGTATCCACATTACTTTCAAACATAGCATCTTGTGTTAAACGCGCTTTTTCGTAATCATATTTCGCATCATGAATAATATCTACTAATTGTTCATCATACGCCTTTGAATCTAACTTATGTCGACGAAATAATCCCATATATCTACAACTCCGTTCTTCCCTCAACTGCCTTAATTAATGTAATCTCATCTGCGTAGTCGATATCACTTCCAACTGATAGTCCTGTCGCTAGACGTGAAACCTTAATCCCTGCTGGCTTCAACAATCGTGACAAATACATTGCGGTTGCTTCCCCTTCAGCATTTGCATTTGTCGCAACAATCACTTCTTGAATTTCTTCGTGTCGTTGCAAACGCGTCACTAATGAATCAATGTTGATGTCATCCGGTCCAATACCGGCCAATGGTGACAAAACACCATGTAGCACATGGTACAGACCTCGATATTCACCCGCATTTTCAATAGCCATCAAGTCTTTCACATCCGCAATGACTAATACAGTTGTTTGGTCTCGCGTTGTATCAGTACAAATCAAACATGGATCCGCTTCTGTTAAGTTCCCACAGATAGAACAGAAACGAAGATCACGCTTCGCTGAAATCAACGCTTGCGCAAAACCAGTCACATCCTCTTCTGGCATGTTAATGACATGAAAAGCAAGCCGAGTGGCTGTCTTAATCCCAATTCCAGGCAATTTAGTAAAACTATCAATCAACTTCGCAATCGGTTCTGGATATTGCATGTCATTCCTGCTTTCTTAAATCAAATCGAGCTTAGAAGCCCATTCCTTGTGGTGCAAACTTTCCCATACGCTTTTGTGTATCAGCTTCAACTTGCGCCAATGCATCGTTCACAGCCATCACAACCATGTCTGACAATTCTTCTGGATCGTTAGGATCAATAACGTCAGCCTTGATTTGTAGGTCCAACAATTGACGGTCACCATTAAACTTTGCGATAACCATGTCTTCTGGTGCCTTACCAACGTATTCTGATTCTGCAATCGCTGATTGTTCATCTTGCATTTGTGATTGCATCTTCTTCATTTGCTTCATCATTTGTTGCATGTTTTGTCCACCGAACATAATAGGGCCTCTTTTCTTTTTCTCTGTTTTTATTAGTTTATAGC includes these proteins:
- the recR gene encoding recombination mediator RecR — protein: MQYPEPIAKLIDSFTKLPGIGIKTATRLAFHVINMPEEDVTGFAQALISAKRDLRFCSICGNLTEADPCLICTDTTRDQTTVLVIADVKDLMAIENAGEYRGLYHVLHGVLSPLAGIGPDDINIDSLVTRLQRHEEIQEVIVATNANAEGEATAMYLSRLLKPAGIKVSRLATGLSVGSDIDYADEITLIKAVEGRTEL
- a CDS encoding YbaB/EbfC family nucleoid-associated protein; the protein is MFGGQNMQQMMKQMKKMQSQMQDEQSAIAESEYVGKAPEDMVIAKFNGDRQLLDLQIKADVIDPNDPEELSDMVVMAVNDALAQVEADTQKRMGKFAPQGMGF
- the tmk gene encoding dTMP kinase → MTAGLFISLEGPDGAGKTSVLKALVNRMETLLGERLLVTREPGGKDNQVAEAIRDLVLSPELPTMDPMTETLLIAAARRQHVIETIKPALADNKVVLTDRYVDSSIAYQGGGRELGVKTVEDINDYAINGLMPAATIYLDLDPAVGLARIQSTRQDEVNRLDVETITFHERVTAAYRELVAANPQRFHVVDASQPLDDVIEATWVAMQNILATQED
- a CDS encoding cyclic-di-AMP receptor, translating into MKMITAIVQDQDANVLTKALVKAGFRATRLASTGSFLRAGNTTFIMGVEDEQLDDALALIDTTAKTRTQMMTPAMNPGTVMESVGTEPLNVQIGGATVFVQDVEQFHRF
- a CDS encoding YaaL family protein, which codes for MGLFRRHKLDSKAYDEQLVDIIHDAKYDYEKARLTQDAMFESNVDTRKVLAETARAKQTYFFLLRAARGRNMRGRWATAFERPEK
- the holB gene encoding DNA polymerase III subunit delta'; the encoded protein is MAENASSVVMNTARAQQPQLVAQFKNAITHNQLAHAFLFAGPAGRGQLEVATWLAMRLLCEHPTTDGDPDGTCINCVRIANGEHPDVLIVRPEGKSLKIDQIRALKDEFSKKAVESNQKVFIIVGADTMTTSAANGLLKFMEEPAGPQTAILLAEHRSQMLPTIISRTQVIEFNSGDTAHFEKSLLALGYKPEQIKLVCQLTDSIQEAEEWMVDNWFSEAQGAVTELVMELLQQKTSAISVIQMRLMALAKTPDQQSTLLDMFAQAWRDQMMRQLMSNYDVNFVDITQTAPMTAVMAILDKMTTARQRRQLNVNFQTVMEALVLEAQFILTK